The DNA sequence ACACTGGCCGACATCGGCAGCACTGTGGATGCCCGACGGTCGCGTGCCACTCACCGACCAGCTGTTCGAGAATCCGGCGTACGCGGAGACTCTTCGACGGCTGGTCGCCGCCGGCCGGGACCGACGTTCACGATCGGAGCGGATAGAAGCCGCGCGCACGGAGTGGGGCTCGGGGTCGATAGCGGCTGAGATCGATGCGTTTGTGCGACAACCGCATCGGCATTCATCCGGACGGGACCATCGAGGGGTCCTGACGCTCGCTGACATGGCGGCGTTCAGCGCCTGCTGGGAGCGTCCGGTGGCCTTCGAGTTCCGCGGATCGACCATCCTGAAATCCGATGCCTGGGGGCAGGGGCCGGTGTTGCTGCAGGCGCTGGCCATCCTCGACGAACTGCCCGAGGAGGAGGTCGATCCGTCGACCGCTGTCGGCGCACACAACGTCCTCGAGGCGCTCAAGCTGGCCATGGCCGATCGAGAGGCGTACTACGGCGACGGCCTCGACCGGTCGCAGCTCGAGGTGTTGCTGTCACGGGAGTACGCCGCCGTTCGCCGCAAAGAGATTGCGTGGCATGCGTCCACTGAGTTCCGGCCCGGGGTGTGCGGCATCGATCCGTACGTGCCCCCGCTGGTGGAAGCGGCCGGCCAGGCATCGGGCGGCGCGACCGGCGAACCGACCGTCACCGTCACCGGCGAGACGCGCGGCGACACCTGCCACATCGACGTCATCGACCGGTGGGGCAACGCGATCTCGGCGACTCCTTCGGGCGGGTGGCTGCAGTCGTCGCCGACCATTCCCTCGTTGGGTTTTGCTCTGGGAACACGACTTCAGATGTCGTGGCTCGACCCGGCCAGCCCGTCTGCCCTTCGCCCCGGGAAGAGGCCGCGGACCACGCTGACCCCCACCATGGTGATGCGCGATGGATGGGCGGTTGCGGCGCTGGGCACGCCCGGTGGCGATCAGCAAGACCAGTGGCAACTCAGTTATCTCCTGCGAACGCTCATCGGTGGCTACACACCTCAGCAAGCGATCGATGCCCCGACCTTGCACACCACGTCGATGCCGGGCTCGTTCTGGCCACGCACCTGGGAGCCGGGAGGAGCAGTGGTCGAGGATCGGCTGGGGGAGGGGGTGATCGGGGAACTCGTCGCTCGTGGGCACCGCATCACCCGCGCCGGTGATTGGTCACTGGGCCGACTGAGTGTGGTCACCCGCGACCCGTCTTCCGGCGTACTCGGGTCGGCTGCCAATCCCCGTGGGGCACAGGGTTATGCAGTCGGACGATGATCGGCGCGGACGATGGGATCTGTGACGGTCAGGGTGTGAAGGTCTCTTGTGATCGGCTGGTGATGAGTTCGCGTGCCCGGCGGGAGTGTTCGATCATCAGGTCCCGGGCAGCGTTGCCATCGCGGCGGTCGATGGCCTCGACGATGCGTGCGTGCGCGTCGGCGTTCTCGGCCAGCAAGCGTGGGTCGGCATCAAGTGCCGTCCATGTGAGGTTGCGGGGGATCCGGTGATGCAGCGACGACACCGTCGCGGTGAGCTGAGTGTTCCCGCCCGCGTCCAGGATCGTGTCGTGAAAGGTGGAGTTGGCCTTGACCCAGCGCTTGCGAAGCTCTGCCGGCGTGGACTCCCCGTCGAGGGCAGCCTGCACGACGGCACGGAAATCATCGACGGCCGCGTAGAGAACCTGCAGTTGAGAGTGGGTGATCAACCGGGCTGCCTCATGGGCGGCGTGCCCCTCGAGCAACGCCCTGACCTCGAACACCTCGGTCAACTCGCGCAGCGACGGCTGACGGGGCCGGGCGCCGCGGTTGGGGACGATCTCGACGACGCCCAGAGCCTGCAGTTGGCCGAGCGCTTCGCGGATCGGCATCCGGCTCACGCCGAGTTCTCTGGCAAGCGACTCCTGGCGTATCCAGGTCCCGAAGTTGTACTCGCCGCGGCTGATTCGCTCCGCGATCGTGTCCACGAGCTGCTGGACCAGCGGCGAGGTGGCTCCGGCAGGCTCACCGCCGCCGTTCTGTGCCATCGATTTCCTTCCGCAGACGTCTCGAAGATTGGATCCAGATGAATGCTACTGACTCGGCCGGTGCAGTGTGGGCAATGGTACCCACGCCCTTCACACCAGGCGGCAAACGTATCTGCGAGCAGTCCCTCCGCGCGCTGACCCGCGAAATGCTCGAGCGAGGATGCACGGGATCGATCGCGCTCGGGGTCATCGCCGAACCGGCCTCGCTCTCGCTCGACGAGAAGATGACGGTGCTCGACGTCGTGATCAGCGCATCGGAAGGCGCTCCCGTCATCGCCACGGTCATGTCACTGGATCCGACCGTCGCGGCGAACGACGTGACAGCGCTCGCCACACGGTTCGGGACGTCGCTGGCAGGAGTGATGATCCCCGTTCGATCAAGCGACGCCGATGTCGTCAGACGTTCGATTGTTGATACCCGCGGCCTCAGCAATCTGCCGGTGATGGTGCAGGATCTACCGTCGGCCACCGGTGTCCGCATCGACATCGACGACCTGGTCGGTGCACTCTCAGGTCTGGGATCGTCGTTGATGGCGGTCAAAGCCGAAGCGTCTCCGACATTCTCGAGAATTCGCCGACTCCGGGAAGACGTCGGCACGGTGGTTGTATCCGGCAACGGCGGGATCGGCGTGGTCGATGACTTCCTGGCCGGAGCCCGGTGGGCTGCTGCCGGGATCTCGCGTCCCGAGGTACTGGTGCA is a window from the Williamsia sp. DF01-3 genome containing:
- a CDS encoding gamma-glutamyltransferase family protein gives rise to the protein MPFTPPSEFLTRPDLKGTFGMSASTHWLASGAAQSVLERGGNAFDAATAAAFVLHVVEPHLNGPGGDMVGIVSPVGRPPQVLMGQGPAPAAASIAHMRRLGLDMVPASGALAAAVPGAVDAWLLLLRDHGTWELSDILDYAIGYADNGHCLSGRACAVIGAVADLFFEHWPTSAALWMPDGRVPLTDQLFENPAYAETLRRLVAAGRDRRSRSERIEAARTEWGSGSIAAEIDAFVRQPHRHSSGRDHRGVLTLADMAAFSACWERPVAFEFRGSTILKSDAWGQGPVLLQALAILDELPEEEVDPSTAVGAHNVLEALKLAMADREAYYGDGLDRSQLEVLLSREYAAVRRKEIAWHASTEFRPGVCGIDPYVPPLVEAAGQASGGATGEPTVTVTGETRGDTCHIDVIDRWGNAISATPSGGWLQSSPTIPSLGFALGTRLQMSWLDPASPSALRPGKRPRTTLTPTMVMRDGWAVAALGTPGGDQQDQWQLSYLLRTLIGGYTPQQAIDAPTLHTTSMPGSFWPRTWEPGGAVVEDRLGEGVIGELVARGHRITRAGDWSLGRLSVVTRDPSSGVLGSAANPRGAQGYAVGR
- a CDS encoding GntR family transcriptional regulator, with translation MAQNGGGEPAGATSPLVQQLVDTIAERISRGEYNFGTWIRQESLARELGVSRMPIREALGQLQALGVVEIVPNRGARPRQPSLRELTEVFEVRALLEGHAAHEAARLITHSQLQVLYAAVDDFRAVVQAALDGESTPAELRKRWVKANSTFHDTILDAGGNTQLTATVSSLHHRIPRNLTWTALDADPRLLAENADAHARIVEAIDRRDGNAARDLMIEHSRRARELITSRSQETFTP
- a CDS encoding dihydrodipicolinate synthase family protein — protein: MNATDSAGAVWAMVPTPFTPGGKRICEQSLRALTREMLERGCTGSIALGVIAEPASLSLDEKMTVLDVVISASEGAPVIATVMSLDPTVAANDVTALATRFGTSLAGVMIPVRSSDADVVRRSIVDTRGLSNLPVMVQDLPSATGVRIDIDDLVGALSGLGSSLMAVKAEASPTFSRIRRLREDVGTVVVSGNGGIGVVDDFLAGARWAAAGISRPEVLVQAVRRIESGDLVGAQRMIDPVASLISYETQPGTSIAIRKEHWRRQGVIGDSAVRRPTMSYDPAFDVHSERMGFAAG